AGAAAAGGTAAGttccttaatataaattaaattaatatatatataatatatttttatttagtaccttttggttttaaatttgattatatacacattctgtaaatctaaaacaaaatatgtctttTGTATAAAGTGCACATGAGGCAAAATTGTAATTCTTACTGTAAATATACTAAGCatatttgattttctttttgacAAATTTTCAGGCTGAAGCTTTAGAGCGAGAAAGGTTAAGAATCAAATCTGGAAAAGACCTCCAAGAAGCTAAGTTAAGGCTCCAAGAGCAAGAGATGCAAAAGCTGGTAGAACAGAGAAGGCGAGAAAAAATGGAGGACCAGAAGGCTAGAGATAGAGTCAGAGCACAAATAGAAGCTGATAAGCAAGCAAGGAAGtcagtattgttttaattagcTTTTAggcaaatattttcaaaacacaaataacaaaattgaGAATATACTCTGTATGTGTTTGCAAATTTAGAGTTCATGTTAAACTTGTATGTTTACTCTTATGATCAGTTTTACACATAGGCTTCTTTAGTGTAAACCTGAAAGCTGAATGAACAAATGATAATTTGGGAAGGGAAAGCTTAATCACAACATGAATAATTTTGTAGAATTGTGTGTAGTTGTTACGAGATATTTCAACTTAAAATTGTAGAAAAGAGTTGCTACAACAGTTGGAAATAAGGTAAACTGAAAGAATAGTTCTGGTGtcagtattataaaaaaattacttagtaGGCTCTGcttgaatttgaaattataattatatttgttttttaacttagttaaaaatttatatttgtcttTTTCAAGAAAAGGTATCTTATTATGACATCTGCATCATCTATGCTTTATGGTTTTAAAGTATGGGTCAGGCCTTTGTCTTTAAcatatctattattttaaacacaaaatGTCAAACTCCACATTACAATAGACAGTTACAAGAATACCTTTCAAACTACATTGAAGGATGAAAAAAATTGCAGGTTAGCTGCATCAGGACAAACGGCACCTGCGCCAGTGCCAGCCCCTCCGCAAGTTATTTCCACTCCAGGCCCCAAGGTGGCCTATGACCAGGCCAGGATACAGCTTCGACTACCTGATGGTCAGTCTCTGACACAAACATTTGGTGCCAAGGAACAGTTGGCTGCTGTTAGGTGAGATAACATCAGCAGGTTTCTTAAAccaatcaatatttttcctACAGAATTCAGCATGcctcataataaataaattattttaataatagactaattataattgcacAGTGCTTAAATATTTTCGGCTACAtattgctttatttatttcagggTATTTTTACAAATGAATAAACCAGAATATTCAGAGGAGGATCACTTTAAATTCATGACCACATTCCCAAAAAAGATATTCACTTCAGATGACTATGAAAAACCATTGGATCtattaggtatatatatttatttacttaattatcATTCATTAGctcgttataataataatagccatacaatatataaaacaaagttaaacttattatttatatgtacttattaatttaagacaataatataataaataatttaagcataaatgatttattggAAGGTTTAATATTGACTATAACTATTTAAGAaggttttttaaagtatttcttCTTTTCAGGTTTGGTGCCATCAGCGGTAATAATAGTATCTAAAGGTCAGAATTAAATTCCATTTGGAAAGT
Above is a genomic segment from Pieris napi chromosome 7, ilPieNapi1.2, whole genome shotgun sequence containing:
- the LOC125050893 gene encoding UBX domain-containing protein 1-B, which encodes MAEIQTLMEMGFPKEKAEKALAVTNYKGVEPAMEWLLAHAEEMDAGTGHTVGGAAASAEITIPTPSTATETVPASSSETTSTADAEVEAKSFKCEDCGKLFKNQDEMEFHAAKTNHSNFSESTEEKKPLTEEEKKAQLALLEDRMKQKRKEREEREKAEALERERLRIKSGKDLQEAKLRLQEQEMQKLVEQRRREKMEDQKARDRVRAQIEADKQARKLAASGQTAPAPVPAPPQVISTPGPKVAYDQARIQLRLPDGQSLTQTFGAKEQLAAVRVFLQMNKPEYSEEDHFKFMTTFPKKIFTSDDYEKPLDLLGLVPSAVIIVSKGQN